Sequence from the Ictalurus furcatus strain D&B chromosome 29, Billie_1.0, whole genome shotgun sequence genome:
tcaaaaatgttataaattgatttgcattttaatgagggaaataagtatttgaccccctctcaatcagagagatttctggctcccaggtgtcttttatacaggtaacgagctgagattaggagcacactcttaaagagagtgctcctaatctcagcttgttacctgtataaaagacgcctgtccacagaagcaatcaatcaatcagattccaatctctccaccatggccaagaccaaagagctctccaaggatgtcagggaccagattgtagacctacacaagtctggaatgggctacaagaccatttccaagcagcttggtgagaaggtgacaacagttggtgcgattattcgcaaatggaagaaacacaaaagaactgtcaatctccctcagcCTGGGGCCCCATGCAAGATCtcatgatcatgagaacagtgaggaatctgcccagaactacacgggaggatcttgtcaatgatctcaaggcagctgggaccatagtcaccaagaaaacaattggtaacacactatgccgtgaaggactgaaatcctgcagtgcccgcaaggaccccctgctcaagaaagcacatatacatgcccgtctgaagtttgccaatgaacatctgaatgattcagaggacaactgggtgaaagtgttgtggtcagatgagaccaaaatggagctctttggcatcaactcaactcgctgtgtttggaggaggaggaatgctgcgtatgaccccaagaacaccatccccaccgtcaaacgtggaggtggaaacattatgctttgggggtgtttttctgctaaggggacaggacaacttcgccgcatcaaagggacgatggacggggccatgtaccgtcaaatcttgggtgagaacctccttccctcaaccagggcattgaaaatgggtcgtggatgggtattccagcatgacaatgacccaaaacacacggccaaggcaacaaaggagtggctcaagaagaagcacattaaggtcctggagtggcctagccagtctccagaccttaatcccatagaaaatctgtggagggagctgaaggttcgagttgccaaacgtcagcctcgaaaccttaatgacttggagaagatctgcaaagaggagtgggacaaaatccctcctgagatgtgtgcaaacctggtggccaactacaagaaatgtctgacctctgtgattgccaacaagggttttgccaccaagtactaagtcatgttttgcagaggggtcaaatacatatttccctcatgaaaatgcaaatcaatttataacatttttgacatgcgtttttctggattttttttgttgttattctgtctctcactgttcaaataaatctaccattaaaattatagactgatcatttctttgtcagtgggcaaatgtacaaaatcagcaggggatcaaatacttttttccctcagtgtAGCTATCTACAAGGAACAATGGgatgtttcattttgttattaGTGATGTGAATACCTGGTGAACTGTTTGAGATGGCAGCATTAGGGTACTGGTCCCTATTCAGTTATTCGTTATGTGTAATGTCCGCTTGAGTCTCGGGAACGAGTGGAAGTGGTTGGCCGGAACATTCAGGGGACCAAAGAGTGATGATACATTTCCAACATTAGGTACTTGAGCTTTGCAGATGAAGTCAGCTTTACACCAGCAGCGCACTGACACTGCCCGAGTGACACATCGGACCCACTCCTATTTTCATTCGACGCTGCAGTCTGTTCTCATGCGGTGCATCTATTTCTGTGTTCATTCCCTGTCGGCTCTTAAGCGCACAAGGCCATCCTCTGTGGAGATATGATATGATGCGATACGATAGGATGAGGAGATTGAAGAGTTGACAGGAGGCGAGACACGCGGGCCGATTAGCTGATCGTCTGCGTCATCTCATGACACGTCAGATGTCAGCCTAGGACATGTTTAGTAAATACAGTGTGCATATATCTGCACTGTCAGtcagattattataaacatgcaCTCTGTGGCTGGTATACATCTCTAGTTTGAGTTTTAACCCAGGTCacagcgcgcgcgcgcacacacggcTTCAGCAGGGCTACAGGCTGAAATATCATGCTGGCATTGAGTAAAACTATTTCTGTTAACTGAATATCTGTTCGTGAACTTGTACGGGTGTTCAAATATTACAATTATCATCTAGATctaattaattttttcccccctcctatACCTACCAGTTTATTGATGGAGGGGATAATGTTATTCCAAAACTTGCAGTACAGTTCAGCTCAAACCCTCAGGTTATCAATGAGCTTCACAAAGTGCCCTCtggtggataaaaaaaaatagcataaaGACATTTTCTCccatgttttaaatgttatcCTGATGTTCTTGACTCTATGTTTTCAACACAATGATTTGACCTTTTTATTTCCTGTGGTGTTTTGGTGGTGTTTGTGGTGCCATGTGCAATTCTGCAACAAGGACTTTTACTAATCCACCCATTTCCTGCCTCTGATTCCTAAAGGCTCGAAATGGAGAGCTTGCGCACCATCCCTCAAGATTCTTCCAAGCACTGAAACTCTGTCCTTTTGTGAAAGTCGTTCTTCTTTTCTACGAAAACACAAAGAAGGTCTAGGTCACcgaccctcttccttgagagctacctttcctgcaggtttcagcTCCAGCCGAAATCTGACACACCTGTTTTAGATGATCCAGAACTTCTTACTATAATGATTAGATGCTCAGATGGAcaccattatggttggagctgaagtcttcaggaaggtagatctccaggaacagggctggTGACCACTTGTCTaggttgatttttatttattttttcaacaaaCCCATGCTTGGTGTTAGCACAGCTCTGCACAGAATATTAACGAAACTAACACAAAGAGATGACGTTTGAGTCTTTCCTCACTGCCAAGAAATGTCGGTGACGCTACCAGGCACGCATGCTGCCCCAGGATTCAGTGGGCTCTTtgagtgggattttttttttctttttttcttttaattctcAATCCTGGCAGACTAAAACATTTTTCACTCTCATCCTGGTGCTTTGATGAACGGGATCGTCTTCCTCTAACAAGACAACAGTGTACTCCACTTTTGAATGTGCTGAagttgttttgttcttgtttcccTTAAGAATGGCTTCCCCGTTAAGGAAAAGGCTTCAAAAGATACCCAACCCAAGGTAAAACTACTATTTTGGACATTGTTAGTCGGTTCATCCATGCAAGTCATCTTCATTTGGTAGCGGATTTATGGGATCCTTTAATTTagccccccccttttttttttactttttttttattttttataaaaagtcACTGCTTGACTTAAGTGCCATTCCTTTTCAGTTTGGGGAAcacttgcattttgttttgtcaaAGGATGAAACATGCAGTACTTAAGGCGTCCGAAGTATTCGTCTGTATTTCCCTTAAAGCACTTCTTTGCATTAATAATCAGTTCATCTATTAAATGTAAAGCTATTAGTGGTATTTTCCTGCAGCTGTAATGCCAAAGACAGTACatcaagatgatgatgatgttgataatTTATTAATAAGATCTAGTGATGTGAATAAAAAGGAGCTATTATGGAAGTGAAAAGTGAATATCAATTCTTTTTACCATTTATGCTTGTACAGTTggggtcataagtttacatacaccttgcagaatctgcaggatgttaataattaaaataataatcatttttaattattaacattttgccgATTCTGCAGGgttgtatgtaaacttatgacctcaacttttaaaatgtctcatatgaattcataacaCATTTGCACTCAATTATTTCCTTTCTGTTTGTAATGTTTCACTTATTTTCTTAATTgtcattctgtttattttttgtattttattttgtcacgGTGTTGTTGATGTTATTGTGGCTTTCAGTTTCACTTAATTTAATGTGTATAATTATTCTGTCATGAGTGCTTGGTTTGTAATATGTGTGAGTGTTAAGCGAGGATAAAATGGGATTAAAAAGTCTTGAATTATTGTtgcccttttctctctctctctctcactctctctctctctctttgtccagGTGTCTTCTGACGGCCAGCCCCCCCAGTCAGGGGGTCAGTCTCGCGTGGCTGCAGTGGGGCCGTACATCCAGTCATCCACCATGCCACGCGGCCCAGCCAGACACGACCTGCTGAAGCCCACCTACCCTGACGGCACGGCCACACTGCCACCTCAGGACAGGAGCATGGTGTCCGCTCCAGCCAAACCTGGCACAGGTACAGCACACAAAGTCCACATTGCACTCGCAGGCACCGAGAGCATTTCACCAGCTCGTGTCCTTTACCTTACGAAGGGCAATAGCTGTGTGAAAATGAGTATCGCTCTGAGCAATGCCACCTCTGTTTGCTTATAGTTTAACAACACTTAATCAGAAACATGGaaatctctgtctgtctcctgtGACTTTGAGGTTTAGTTTGCATTTGCCACAGGAGAGGGGAGTTCTGGGACGGTTTCTGTAACACAGCTGCAGTGCGCCTCTGATGTCACTCTCAGCTCAGAAGGTAGCCACCATTGGTCATTAGTGTGCTGTGATGCAGTGAGCCGTCTCTGATTGACTCCTCCCTCTCGTACTGTCGAGCACGTTAGATCACCTCGAGCAACCTGGAGGGGTGAAGATTAGCGTGCGTTAATAACGAGCACCATTTgaatttctattttcttttactACGAATCCAAACGTCTGGCCCCAGTGATTTGATTGAGCTAGTTCTGTGGGACCTGATATCCTGatatataatttgttttgtgtttagtATACGACGTCGTTAAGGTTAAATATCGTTGGGGTAATAATTTTTCTGCTAGAGAGTGGTCAAagtatgatttttatttttattgcagtaGTTTTGCTGCTTTCTTTTAGGAGATGAAAATCCATGTtggtaaagttaaaaaaaaaaaaaaacagaactgaaGACTGCAGTACTTTTAGTATCCGTATATGAAGAGAATATTAAGAGAATCTGTCCTTCCTGTCATGTTGTTCTGTCCTGCTGTTCTGTCCTGCATCAGCAGGAGTTAAAGTTTATCTCGAGTCTGCTTTGTGAATATACAGTGTGGTGGAAAGTTGAATGTACTCGGTTCCCTGCCAGGCCGATTTGTCTCCTAAAGCCAGCGCTGTGCTCGTGTCTGTGGTTTATTAGtgcgacctttttttttttttcttcttctttttttttttctagtggaTTTCCAATTCGTGCTGTTTTCAGTTCTGTTTgtattgtttgcatttttttattttttagaagaaACATTCTTGCTTAAACCGCCGAAAGAACTGCGGGCCAAGAGAAAAGTTACACAGATGTTTTGCAGTGTTGGCTGTTCATGTGCATGAAGAAAGAGTAGTGTGTGAGAGTTTAGGTGTGATGAAACTCACGACTCTCTGAATAATGAtcctttattgtttttaaggtTTGAAACCACACAGCTATATAAAAGACTCTCTGAGAACAGCATGTccgcttttcttttctgtacacTCGCCATCCGGTCGGAATCTACAAACACATTATCAGCAGCTGCTTAATTAAAGCTGACTCTGGGGCGGCCTTTGATTAATTCTTGGCTTATCTGGGAAATTGTTGCAGGAAGTGAATCCTGTGCAGTGCTGAGAACCCACTGCTGGTTGTTCCATAATatcaaataattaaaagtaTTATTAATTGTGTAATAAATGTAGTGACTTGTCGTTCTTCAGGACTGCAGTCATCAAAGGTGCTTAAAGTGTCTGACTGGAGCTCACCTACCACAGACTCCAACACCAGCCATGTCCAGTCCACTTCACCCCAGCTGCCAAGCCAAGTACCCGCAGAGCAAGGTGACCACACTCACTATTTAATAACATTGAATAAAATGCAGCTATTATTGTTTCTCTCGGTGGAAGAGCAGACTGCATTACTCTGCATTAAAGCTTCAATGCCAGCTTATAATTTCAGAGTTTATTTTGTTGAAATGAGCACCGGCGTCGGTGGTTTAGACATAAATCGTTCACCTCATTCAAATgaatctaaacaaaacaaatctgaaaaaagtattattttaaggTTTATATTTGTCTAGTTCAGACAAGGCATTTCAAGTCAGACATGACCGAGCAGCTCCACCGATTCTAGCCATGACCCGAATGCTAAGAAGTGTCCTTTTCTCCTGCCCCTTTCTCCCTGCAGCTCCGGGTGACACAGACGTGTTGAAAAGAGGACAGCAGGACCGGAAGGCGCGCCCCATCTCCATGTTCGAATCCACCGAGCCGCCCACGGCCTCCTTGCGCAAGAACCAGAGCAGCGAGGACCTTGCGAGAGAGGTTAGCAGAGTGTGGAAAGTTCAACGCAAGCTCAGTAGACAACCGGTTTGCAGAACAGACTTTGTTATTAACATTCTTTttatatgttaatatatttaaCTAAAACTGTTTCTGTCTAATAAACTTTATCAAGTAAACAGTCGTGCCCTAATGGCtaaaaatgttatgaaaatCTCGAGTAGGAATGTCAGAGCTTCTATAACaatcatatttttgtttctgaACTGCATGTTTTTCCCCTTGTGTGCAGAATGCTGCAAAAAACCCGGTTAAAGTTCCGCCTCCTGTGCCAAGCAAACCCCGACAGGTCAATCTGCCTTTCCCAGGCGCGGGCACCTTCCCAGGAAAGGGCAAAGCGAGCAGCCAGCAGCAACGTACGCCTCTTCCACCGGCTCAGAGTAACACACTTCCCCTACCTTCCAAGCAGGAAACTCCACCGGCTGCCACTGTACGACCTTTCACCCCAGAGCCTAAGGAGCCACCTATGCAGAAACCTCAGACAGTGGCAGCCAGCTCCATCTACTCCATGTATACAAAGCAGTCAATAACAGGCAAAGGCTTACAGCAGGGGGTGCAGGGAGTACTGAACCGTTCCCAGAACCGCTCCAACTTTGTTAGCAGTGAGTGAGACTTTAAGTGCAATACTGTTTGAGTTGTTTTAAAGAATACAGtttaaaaggaatttttttattctttctctttagtGTATGGTAAGCCTGTGATCACCGCAGGCCAGCAATCCCAGTCACCACAGATGGACAACCCCTACATGGAGCGTCCTAACGTCTCTGAAACAGACGCCGACCAAGGCACCAACAGCACTCCAGCACCCGAGAACCAAGAGACGGAACGTATCCCGCGGCCACTGAGCCCCACCAAGCTGCTGCCCTTCATCTCCAACCCCTACCGCAACCAGAGCGACATGGACCTGGAGGCGCTACGCAAGAAGCTCGTCAATGCCCCGAGGCCCCTTAAGAAGCGCAGCTCCATCACTGAACCCGAGGGTCCTGCTGGTCCCAACATCCAGAAACTCCTCTACCAGAAAACCACATTGGCTGCAATGGAAACCACAATCAATCCTCCTAGACCTGCAGAGGACGAGAAAGCACCGCCTGATCCCATCAACACCGAACAGTCGGAATCCGAATCTGCCGAACAACCGCTTGCTGACCCGCTGCCACCGATACATGTTCTGAAAATCGATGGTGAGGACTTCATCCCTCCACCACCGCCACCTCACCCTGCTCCTCGCCCTGAAGACGCACTTTTAAtcccaccacctcctcctcctgtgCCGGAGGTCGAAGAGCCGCTCCCGTTACCTGCAGAGAGCTATGTGGAGGAGTTCCCTCCatatcctcctcctccttatcCAAGCGGTGCCGAGCAGGAAGCTCTGGGGGATGACACGTTAAACATGAAGCCGCCAGAGGTCATGGGACAGGTGCCTCTACCACCAGTGAGTATcagaatgctgtgtgtgtgtgtgtgtgtgtgtgtgtgcgtttgtgcgCGCGCTTTAATCAGCAGTGGGTGTTGGTTCTGGGTTTTGCTTTCAACTGAGGTGAGCGGTACATCAAATCCAGtccatgttaaaaataaataataatgataagaagaagaagccgaTGCCTTGATGAAACAGAGGCTGTATATGCCACCTTGGAATCCgaatcagatttttaaaattattttctaaGCTAACATCCCTGCTAATTGTGTCTTACTTTTTACCATAATATATCCCTTCATGTGCATCAGTAGTGAGtcattcagtgtgtttttatgGTGTCATCGGCTATGATTGAACTGACACTCATTCATTAGtgaaatgattaaaagaaaaatctatCCATCGTTTCCAGCAAGAATTGACGGACGAGTTTAGCAACCAAGTCTTAAAACAAGTCCTGATTCATTTATTACAGCAAATATATGGCTATGACATGGTCATGTAAAGATTTAACATTTACTACACACCACATGATTTCCCTTTTGGCCTCCTTGTTAGTGAAGGCGACCAGCCTTACCCTGAGCTACTGAACTAATCCCAATAACAATATACAGTCCGTTTTGTTCAAAAATAGAGAGCGTTCTATTTATTGCCCTTTAATCAGGTACACTTGTGCTGAATTTGCGTCAGCGGCcctattcattcaaataaagcACTTTATCCATGCGCAAACACATGAACTCTTAAGAGGTCCATTCTGCCATAAAAGCTCCTTTAATACTCTTAAATTTAAGATGAGGCTTGTGTAGCTGAAATAAATCACACGACCTTTTTCTTCCTAACGAGCCATACTCGAGAAAATCCTGAAAGAGTTCTTTATTCGAGGAGAAAAAGCACTATAAATCGGCTTGTGTAATCTTATTAAAGTGAGATTTCGGCCTCCGTGGATTTTGTCCTAGGGATgcaggagcaaaaaaaaaaaaagaggttaaCCTCACCGAGCACAAAGTGAACATTTTCTTCCAGTGTGTCAGGCAGTGTGGAGTGCTGAATATCAGTTAAACCACGCATCTGCTTTTCTCAGGGGAAAAGGACGAATTTGCGCAAGGTTGGATCGGAGCGCATAAGCCACAGCATGAGGGTGAAATTCAACCCCTTGGCTTTGCTTCTAGACTCTTCTCTGGAGGGAGAGTATGATCTGGTGCAGAGAATCATCTATGAGGTTCgttattgtctttttttcttgctatatttgtttactttaatgtcatttaaattaGGGCTGGGTATTGCAACCAATTTGGCCTTTcgattattatttatatgatttcaATTCGATTTCGATTCAGTATCAattagttatcaatatttcattaaaaatgttagttttgcagacatggaatccatgttttaatataaatgctggtaatTAAAACCCTCCTACTtggctatattactgaaatcgACATTTGCATTAACAATAGGACCCACACAattgtttaattatgtttttatttttattttgagtaaCAAACGTAagaagaaatcataaatatgtgcatacgATGCACACAAGGTAAGCACTAACTGAAAGATTCAAAACATACAAGAtggcgacatcttcaggacgagagGCAAACTACAGATAATACTCAGGTCCTCTAAAAGTAAAGTAAACCGTGCATTAAGAATGGATTTGGGAATTTCCAGAATCGATATCTTTTCGTTAAACTGAAAATCGATTAAAATCTGAgaatctatatatttttatttcccttGCCCTAATTTAAATAACCTTGTGCACTTGTTTATTACTCCTAAAGATGCATCACAGCATACTAGTGTGCAAAATTCTGCAGTGTTTTTACATCTTAGTGAGGTagattttaatcttttgttgttgtttttgctattttcagTTGCTGAATAGTTTCATATATGAGGCTATTTTGTTATTCTATAGAAGTTAAtataagttgttgtttttgaatCATGAAGGTTGAGGACCCCAGTCAGCCTAATGATGAAGGGATCACGGCTCTACACAACGCCGTCTGTGCCGGACACACAGAGATCGTCAAATTCCTCGTACAGTTTGGAGTTAATGTCAACGCTGCCGACAGCGACGGCTGGTGAGTTAGAAATCCCAGATCAGGACGTCTGTGCATCTGTAACGTTTTCGCTCTACAACGTAGTTACGATGGAGATCTGTATAAATGAATGCCCTCTCTATGAATGTTTGTGCACCAGGACTCCGCTGCACTGCGCCGCCTCCTGTAATAACGTGCAGGTGTGTAAGTTCCTCGTGGAGTCCGGCGCGGCCGTGTTTGCCGCCACGTACAGCGACATGCAGACGGCTGCAGATAAGtgtgaggagatggaggagggcTACACCCAGTGCTCGCAGTTCCTCTATGGTGTGTATGCTCATTTCACTGCATAACCAGTCAGATCTTTATTCCTGTCAGTTTGTTAGTCTTGGTATTGACTGTTGCTGCTACTATGGCAGTACGGCTATGTTTAGGATACACACCGTAATGATTTGTGAATCTGTTTCCAACCCTGTGCTGTGTTAATTTCCACAGGAGTACAGGAGAAAATGGGCATCATGAACCGGGGCGTGGTATACGCACTGTGGGACTACACGAGCGAAGAAGATGACGAGCTGCAGTTCAGAGAGGGAGACTGCATGACTGTGGTGAGGAGAGAGGACGAGGACGAGATCGAGTGGTGGTGGGCACGCATGGGCGACAAAGAGGGCTACATTCCCAGGAACCTACTCGGGGTAAATATCCAAACACAACAGTGTTTATggtaaaaaaatacacagaaaccCTTCTGCTGATTGCAGGCGTGTGCGCACAAGATCCCAGACACTGATAGCAACGTTatgttcattttaatgaagACAATAAAATATTCAGGTTATTCAAAGCTGCAAGTAACAAAGCGAAAGAACATCATTGTCACTCTCAGGTTAGGATGACCTGAACATTTTGGTAATGTAAATGAGATTACTTTAATTGCATTTCTCTTAGTAATTGTTCTTACCTCGCCCGTGTCTGACGTCACTAATAACAATagctctgttctgttctttgtGCTCTGGAGTGACCAAAAAGCACaaacatggccattcaaatatCAATGGATAATGTGTGGAAATACATTTGTGCCGTAAGTATTGAACAAACGAACAGAAGTATATGacgagagaagaagaaaaacactctggaACTGAAAACCGAAAACATAAACAGCATTCGGTTTTCTAAGCTTTGTTTTTCGCTGATCATGATTTATGATTGTCTCGCTAGAGTTTTTGTTTACGCTTTCAAACTTTTTCATTTACACGCCGCATGTTTTCGTTCACCATTCTGGCACCAGCCTCgagtgtgggcggggcttaacagcgatttactc
This genomic interval carries:
- the tp53bp2a gene encoding apoptosis-stimulating of p53 protein 2a isoform X1 yields the protein MRYEARMMPMFLTVYLSNNDQHFTEVPITPETVCHDVVELCKEPGEMDCHLSEMWRGSERAVGEGERMLELLQRWGSRRSEVRFFLRHERVPGREPGNARGMEQRRNGVKGPPDRRMENGVAAPRMDMTVAELQEMATRQQQQIDAQQQLLASKEQRLRYLKQQDQMKHQQASEQEKLQRLRENVEKQEARLKKVRALKGQVEQKRLSNGKLVEEIEQMNNLFQQKQRELVVAVSKVEELSRQLEMLKNGKMDALHDNQSAVAELDRLYRELQLRNNMNQEQNSKLQQQRDNLNKKNQEVVAMDKRVNELRDRLWKKKAALQQKENLPNGFPVKEKASKDTQPKVSSDGQPPQSGGQSRVAAVGPYIQSSTMPRGPARHDLLKPTYPDGTATLPPQDRSMVSAPAKPGTGLQSSKVLKVSDWSSPTTDSNTSHVQSTSPQLPSQVPAEQAPGDTDVLKRGQQDRKARPISMFESTEPPTASLRKNQSSEDLARENAAKNPVKVPPPVPSKPRQVNLPFPGAGTFPGKGKASSQQQRTPLPPAQSNTLPLPSKQETPPAATVRPFTPEPKEPPMQKPQTVAASSIYSMYTKQSITGKGLQQGVQGVLNRSQNRSNFVSMYGKPVITAGQQSQSPQMDNPYMERPNVSETDADQGTNSTPAPENQETERIPRPLSPTKLLPFISNPYRNQSDMDLEALRKKLVNAPRPLKKRSSITEPEGPAGPNIQKLLYQKTTLAAMETTINPPRPAEDEKAPPDPINTEQSESESAEQPLADPLPPIHVLKIDGEDFIPPPPPPHPAPRPEDALLIPPPPPPVPEVEEPLPLPAESYVEEFPPYPPPPYPSGAEQEALGDDTLNMKPPEVMGQVPLPPGKRTNLRKVGSERISHSMRVKFNPLALLLDSSLEGEYDLVQRIIYEVEDPSQPNDEGITALHNAVCAGHTEIVKFLVQFGVNVNAADSDGWTPLHCAASCNNVQVCKFLVESGAAVFAATYSDMQTAADKCEEMEEGYTQCSQFLYGVQEKMGIMNRGVVYALWDYTSEEDDELQFREGDCMTVVRREDEDEIEWWWARMGDKEGYIPRNLLGLYPRIKPRQRSLA
- the tp53bp2a gene encoding apoptosis-stimulating of p53 protein 2a isoform X2; protein product: MFLTVYLSNNDQHFTEVPITPETVCHDVVELCKEPGEMDCHLSEMWRGSERAVGEGERMLELLQRWGSRRSEVRFFLRHERVPGREPGNARGMEQRRNGVKGPPDRRMENGVAAPRMDMTVAELQEMATRQQQQIDAQQQLLASKEQRLRYLKQQDQMKHQQASEQEKLQRLRENVEKQEARLKKVRALKGQVEQKRLSNGKLVEEIEQMNNLFQQKQRELVVAVSKVEELSRQLEMLKNGKMDALHDNQSAVAELDRLYRELQLRNNMNQEQNSKLQQQRDNLNKKNQEVVAMDKRVNELRDRLWKKKAALQQKENLPNGFPVKEKASKDTQPKVSSDGQPPQSGGQSRVAAVGPYIQSSTMPRGPARHDLLKPTYPDGTATLPPQDRSMVSAPAKPGTGLQSSKVLKVSDWSSPTTDSNTSHVQSTSPQLPSQVPAEQAPGDTDVLKRGQQDRKARPISMFESTEPPTASLRKNQSSEDLARENAAKNPVKVPPPVPSKPRQVNLPFPGAGTFPGKGKASSQQQRTPLPPAQSNTLPLPSKQETPPAATVRPFTPEPKEPPMQKPQTVAASSIYSMYTKQSITGKGLQQGVQGVLNRSQNRSNFVSMYGKPVITAGQQSQSPQMDNPYMERPNVSETDADQGTNSTPAPENQETERIPRPLSPTKLLPFISNPYRNQSDMDLEALRKKLVNAPRPLKKRSSITEPEGPAGPNIQKLLYQKTTLAAMETTINPPRPAEDEKAPPDPINTEQSESESAEQPLADPLPPIHVLKIDGEDFIPPPPPPHPAPRPEDALLIPPPPPPVPEVEEPLPLPAESYVEEFPPYPPPPYPSGAEQEALGDDTLNMKPPEVMGQVPLPPGKRTNLRKVGSERISHSMRVKFNPLALLLDSSLEGEYDLVQRIIYEVEDPSQPNDEGITALHNAVCAGHTEIVKFLVQFGVNVNAADSDGWTPLHCAASCNNVQVCKFLVESGAAVFAATYSDMQTAADKCEEMEEGYTQCSQFLYGVQEKMGIMNRGVVYALWDYTSEEDDELQFREGDCMTVVRREDEDEIEWWWARMGDKEGYIPRNLLGLYPRIKPRQRSLA
- the tp53bp2a gene encoding apoptosis-stimulating of p53 protein 2a isoform X3, whose translation is MRYEARMMPMFLTVYLSNNDQHFTEVPITPETVCHDVVELCKEPGEMDCHLSEMWRGSERAVGEGERMLELLQRWGSRRSEVRFFLRHERVPGREPGNARGMEQRRNGVKGPPDRRMENGVAAPRMDMTVAELQEMATRQQQQIDAQQQLLASKEQRLRYLKQQDQMKHQQASEQEKLQRLRENVEKQEARLKKVRALKGQVEQKRLSNGKLVEEIEQMNNLFQQKQRELVVAVSKVEELSRQLEMLKNGKMDALHDNQSAVAELDRLYRELQLRNNMNQEQNSKLQQQRDNLNKKNQEVVAMDKRVNELRDRLWKKKAALQQKENLPVSSDGQPPQSGGQSRVAAVGPYIQSSTMPRGPARHDLLKPTYPDGTATLPPQDRSMVSAPAKPGTGLQSSKVLKVSDWSSPTTDSNTSHVQSTSPQLPSQVPAEQAPGDTDVLKRGQQDRKARPISMFESTEPPTASLRKNQSSEDLARENAAKNPVKVPPPVPSKPRQVNLPFPGAGTFPGKGKASSQQQRTPLPPAQSNTLPLPSKQETPPAATVRPFTPEPKEPPMQKPQTVAASSIYSMYTKQSITGKGLQQGVQGVLNRSQNRSNFVSMYGKPVITAGQQSQSPQMDNPYMERPNVSETDADQGTNSTPAPENQETERIPRPLSPTKLLPFISNPYRNQSDMDLEALRKKLVNAPRPLKKRSSITEPEGPAGPNIQKLLYQKTTLAAMETTINPPRPAEDEKAPPDPINTEQSESESAEQPLADPLPPIHVLKIDGEDFIPPPPPPHPAPRPEDALLIPPPPPPVPEVEEPLPLPAESYVEEFPPYPPPPYPSGAEQEALGDDTLNMKPPEVMGQVPLPPGKRTNLRKVGSERISHSMRVKFNPLALLLDSSLEGEYDLVQRIIYEVEDPSQPNDEGITALHNAVCAGHTEIVKFLVQFGVNVNAADSDGWTPLHCAASCNNVQVCKFLVESGAAVFAATYSDMQTAADKCEEMEEGYTQCSQFLYGVQEKMGIMNRGVVYALWDYTSEEDDELQFREGDCMTVVRREDEDEIEWWWARMGDKEGYIPRNLLGLYPRIKPRQRSLA